A single genomic interval of Ramlibacter sp. harbors:
- a CDS encoding alpha/beta hydrolase has protein sequence MQALKYLTAGPLSIACAESGPANGPPVFLMHGFPYDIHAYEAVAPRLAAAGCRVLVPYLRGFGPTRFLSEATPRSGEQAALGADLLALMDALNIDRAVLAGYDWGGRAACVVAALWPQRCAGLVSLNSYNIQDIARAMEPDTPANEHSLWYQYYFHSERGRAGLVRDRRSLVKLLWRLWSPTWAFDDATFERSAPAFDNPDFVDVVIQSYRHRFGLVPGDPALAGIEARLAAQPVISVPSITFDGADDGVRPPADASAHAHRFSGPRSHRIVPGAGHNLPQEAPQVFAEAVLELVKFP, from the coding sequence ATGCAAGCCCTAAAGTACCTCACCGCCGGCCCGCTGTCCATCGCCTGCGCCGAATCCGGCCCGGCCAACGGCCCACCCGTGTTCCTGATGCACGGCTTTCCTTACGACATCCACGCCTATGAAGCAGTGGCGCCACGGCTGGCCGCCGCCGGCTGCCGCGTCCTCGTGCCCTATCTGCGCGGCTTCGGTCCCACGCGCTTTTTGTCCGAGGCCACCCCGCGTTCGGGCGAGCAAGCGGCCCTGGGCGCGGACCTGCTGGCCCTGATGGATGCGCTGAACATCGATCGCGCGGTGCTGGCCGGCTACGACTGGGGCGGGCGCGCGGCCTGCGTGGTGGCCGCGCTCTGGCCGCAGCGCTGCGCGGGCCTGGTCTCGCTCAACAGCTACAACATCCAGGACATCGCGCGCGCGATGGAGCCCGACACGCCCGCCAACGAGCACAGCCTCTGGTACCAGTACTACTTTCACTCCGAGCGGGGCCGCGCGGGCCTGGTGCGGGACCGGCGCAGCCTGGTCAAGCTGCTGTGGCGCCTGTGGTCACCGACCTGGGCCTTTGACGACGCGACCTTTGAACGCTCGGCACCCGCCTTTGACAACCCTGATTTTGTCGACGTGGTGATCCAGTCCTACCGCCACCGCTTTGGCCTGGTGCCAGGCGACCCGGCGCTGGCCGGCATCGAGGCGCGGCTCGCAGCGCAGCCCGTGATCAGCGTGCCCAGCATCACCTTTGACGGGGCCGATGACGGTGTGCGGCCGCCAGCCGATGCGAGCGCGCACGCCCACCGGTTCAGCGGGCCGCGCAGCCACCGCATCGTGCCGGGCGCGGGCCACAACCTGCCGCAGGAAGCGCCCCAGGTGTTTGCCGAGGCCGTGCTCGAACTCGTCAAATTTCCATAG